The genomic DNA AGAAAGGGAAGGAGGCCTGCTGGCGGATCGGAACCTGTTCTCCGGGTCGCTGATGACACTGACCGAATCATCCCAGACTGACATGTTGTCCCGATCCCGATCCCTACCAGGTTTGCTTGTCTCGTGGGTACGGCGATCTCGGGCATAGAGCTCGCTAGACCACAGCACGGGTCCATCGATGATGCTATCCCCGACAAGCTTGCTCACACAGTTGTCAACTTCGCAGGTGAAGCGGTGTATACGCTCCTCGCCCTGGCAGAAATTCTCCACCCCACACTGCTGCAGCCAGCGGCTTGTTTTCTCAGCTTGCTCATCGCGAAGCTTGTTGGGGCCGCCTTGGTCCTCTGGTGCCGCCAGCAGGTCGAGGATCTGTGACTCGGTGCGGAAGATGTAGTTGGACGCAGGGCCGCGTTGCATTAGACTCTTGATGCGCTGGAAGGAGTTCCACCTGCGAGGCACGCCCATCGTCTTCAACGCCACGGCAACGTTCCGCGAGTCCTCGTACGGAGCCGAGTTGCGCACGTCTGTAACGTACCACATCTTATCCCGGAGAGCACGCAAGCGGCGCATCATACTCTCAATGAGACCTTCTGCGCGCTCCTGGCTCTGCTTGAGCCATACAAGCCAGGCGTCATATATCTCGATTGCCGCCGCTGACCGACGGATAGAATCACGAGGACCCCTCGAGAAGATGTTCAACAAGGTAGCAAATCCATCTTTACGAAGTGAGTCAGAGCCCAGCGCGTTGAGTTGTTGCAAAGTCCTCCAGTAAAGGTGTGCAGAAACGAAATCCGACTGGGCGCGAGATTGCGAGCAGGCTGCTGTCAACATGGCAATGAGCGGCGAGGAATCAGCTGAGTCTTCGAGTCCTTTCCCTTTGTTGTTCTCCGGCGGGCTGTCTGCGACGCTACTGGCGATACTTGCTGCTCGCTGGCGATAGGGGTTTCGGCTGCCCATTGTTGTGATGACCCGGTTCTTGGACCGGTACTTCTTCAAAGTGGATGAGGCACGGTTGCTGAATGTTTGCTTCTTAGCACCGTCATTCTCAAGATTTTGAGGAATCTCATATTCCTGTACAAGCTTCAGAATCGAATCTCGGAGCTGGTGATAGTCCTTGTCAAGTTCTGGCCGGTCATCTTCGGTGTCTTCACCTTCGGTGTCGCTAGTCTCTGAGGAGTTCTCGTCCTCCGGGTCGTCATCTGGATCAAACGTCATTTGGGTAGAAAGCTGTGTTCCGTCGCCTGAGATGAACAGCACCGCCCACCGTTCGGCGCAAGGGTGGCAGAGGCCATACACAACATCTTGGCCCAAGGCTTGGGTCATCTCATGTATGGCCAAGCGAAGCCGATATCCGTCTTCTTCATAGTTGCTGTtctgcggctgctgctttgGGGTGCCTAGATCTGGAATCGGGGGCGAATAGCGCGGTGGGCTGCCATCTTCTAAAAGGGGTTCTCGAGAAGTCGTGGCATCGCTGATGAAGGACTCGGCACTTGTGCTGATGACAGACATGGTGTCAAAGTTAGTGCTTGGCGCCGTCCTGACCGACATTGGCTGTGAGATGGCTGAGAAGCCCGAGACCGAAGGTGCCCCTGAGCGTAAGCTACCGGAATGCGCTGACCGCGGTCTGCGTTCGGGGAAGAGGGCGTTGATCAATGTCGTAAGGTCAGCTGGACTAACAACCAAATGGGGGTGAACTTCGGCTGTCTCTCTTAGAGAGGTGATGGACCTGGCAGGCAAAAGGCgtggcttcttcttgaacttgGAGGAGTCCTTGAACCGGAGGTAAATGTTTTCGATATGTTTTTTAATcttcggtggtgttgaaacAGGGGTTTTGCTCGTCAGCATGTCCACGACAAACTTCTGGGCGTGCATGGCCACGGTTTTCAAGATCTTTTGCCGGCCATATTCAGTAATGTGATATTCAGCCATCATGCCATAGGCTTCGGGGTGAATAATGACCCCGAGCAACCAGTTCGTAAAGAGATATTTGGTAATCAACCAGCGGCGGGTGCTTTCGACATACTTCTTGTCCAGACGCTTCAGCATTTCTGTGCCGAGCTCGATCAAGCCCTCCGGAATGCCGGTCGTATCCTCGTCATCAATAACCTCGAAAAGCTCCTCGACAGCTCTGGCATAGAATTCCTCGGCCGCAATCTGGTCTTTGGAAGACCAATCCGAGATGTTGAACCGGGTTCCGTGCTGGTCTTCGGCGCGGTCGAGCAAAAAGGCTCCATCCTCGAGGATTTTCATAAGGTACCATTCCATGTTGGATTTTCCGGCCCAGTCACGCAAAGAGATCCAAACATTGAGCACGGCAGTGACGGTCTGTTCACTCCCCGTCTTCTGGCCTGAGATCAATCGAGCGCACGTGGTGGCCCATGTTTCGGTTCGGCGTTTGTCTTCGGCGCTGTCTGGTCCTGCGGAATTAGCAAAACAGGTGTAAATCAGAGCTGAGATGGGGTCGTGTCGCTGGAAGGAAAGAAGTCGTTCTATGGCACTGCGCTCCTTGCCCAGGCCGTTGGATGCTCCAAATCCCGAACCGGACAGGGTACCTGAGCCACCCGAGGCAACACGGGTGGACGTGCGGCTGCCGTGATAGGGGAGGACGGATTCGATGGGCTCTAGGGCTTGGTGAAAGCTAGTAAGCGCAGTGAGCTCCGAACTATTCAACGATGAGATGCGCGTTGCCAGGTAGTCGGGGTTCGTCCTGATCTGGTTCAAGAAAGTCAAAAACGTCTCTCTAGCGGACGCAGAGAGCTCGCTCAAAAACGGACTGGAGGTTCCAGAGGCAGGTTTAGCACCAGAGACCGATCCTGTAGGAGTGTCCAAGCTGTCAGATGAAGTCAAGCCAGGGGACTGCAGAAGCTCCATCTCTGGCTCCAATAATGCATAGCGGCGGGTTTCGTCGCAGCTTTTCCGAACATCGATGACGGCATTGAAAAGAGCAGCAAAGCCCTTCTTGTCGTCCCCGCGGAAGCTGTCCACCAAGGTTCTGTGGGCCGCCTCGCCACATCTCATCAGACGAGCAGACAAGGCGGTGGAAATCAAGCTTCTCTGAAGACGGATGCGAGTGTTTGCGCGCTTGCGCTCTTGGTACTTGGATAGGCGCACCAGGTGAGCTAGCTCCTCCAAAGTGGTCCTGTCCTCCACGGGGGCCAGAGACGGGGTGGTATAGAGAGATGTATCCTTCAGCAAGGGCCGTAAAAAGTTCATCTTCCCAAGCTTGTCGTCCGGTCCGGAGTCCAAGCTGTCGGAGTCGTGGGGCGGCTGCATCGGCACAGGTGCGGTGGCCTGGTCGATGATGGGCTTCTGAACAGACGAGCGCCTGGACAGGTCATCGGAGCGCCGCACAGAGGACGTCATGGTATCTCTTGCCAAACGGGACGGGCTTCTGGACCTATTGCGCCTCGAATGGGAGATCTCGACATGGTTGTCGGACGGGGTCGGGGTGGGTGAGCGTGAAGCAGGCGTTGCAGTATTCGACCGAGCTGGATTCCCAGACATGGCAGTTAGCATGTGGGCCTCCTCttgtcttgttcttgaccGGTGACCAGTCCCGTTTCCAACATACACGGTGTCGGGCGAATAGCGACGGGCGACTCAAGAGAACGCTGCATGGATATCATAATGGGCCCATGAGGGGGCTCGAGTCGAGAGTTGCGATCGCCCATGTACTACCAGCCGAGTGCTGATAGCTGTGGGAAGGACCGCTCGACTCGGAAGAAACGCGAGGGCGGGTGGAGTGCGGTCTCGTGGTGTTTATGGACAAATCGGGCGCCGGGTTGGGCTGGAGGTTGTATACACAGAGAGcaggcgggggaggggccgaGGCTGGACGAATACAAGATATCAATCAATCGGCAGCAACAAATAGTGGGtaaccacagcagcagcaacggcgACGACAAGAGCCGCTGCGAGGACGGTTATGTATGTATAGTAGTTCGAGCCTCGGTCGACTTGCGACTGGAAACGGGGTGGCCTCTTTCAAGAGTGCCGCGAGAACATGGTCTCGTCAGTCAACAAATTAAAGGAGGGGCGCGTGTTGGCGGGCGATCTCGACGATGACGGGAAAGGTGGTGGAAGTGTTGGGGAAGCTCTATGGAACGGGTGACGTTGCGATGAGGCGCTGCTAGGTAAGGGACGAGGTAAGAGGTAGGTgtcgggagagggagtttgtCTCTGGCTGTCCTGTCtcatgagagagagagagcgagaggaGAGCTTCCGTCCCATCTCCATGCAGCTTCCCTGCCTTCTTCCAGGTGTGTACATGTCGATGCAGTGGACGTCGAAGCGTGGGGTAGCGGGCTGGCCCAATTGGGTTACGCAGCCCATCTGCCCCATCACTTGCTGTCTCCACTTGACCTGTGTCAACCATACCCTGTGAGCTGGCTGGTCAACTGCGCCATCCACTCTGCATCTCCAACTGCACCCGTCCCCGCGACACTGGCCTCTTGGtcttgctggtgctgctgctgctgcccgaCCCGTGCCCCTTACTTCAGCTCTGCTTTCCCGCCTGCCGCCTGCGCGTCTTCCTTCTGCGTCATAAGACTCAAGAAAGCTCAAGAGGGcctccacctcacctctcaccgTCTCATACCGACTCTCGCCGAAAGCGGTCATGGTGAGTGCCAACACACCCGCCAGCAAAGAGTAGACGCGCTCACGAGCGGAACCCCATCCCACCGCGCGTTCACAGTCCCGTCGTAgtggtggcgatggagaCCTGACCATACCCATACGAAGTATACCTCAGTTGCCGCCTCCCCGAAACATATTATGCGGGAAATTATTATTGTCTCCCTTCGCTGACGCCTCCCACCTCCCGTCCTGTTGCAATTTTTTTCCTGCTTCGATTCTTCACTTgatgcaggaggaggggtacgGAGTAGGGTaggtcagtcagtcagtcatcAACTCCCATGGCCACAGCCTGGTGCGCTGGCCTTGCAGCTCGCCCCGCCTTCCCTTTTGTCCAGAGACCCATTTTTGGCGGCCGGCGCAGTTCAAACGGTCCAATCTCCGCCCTCCACGACCCAAAAACCACCCGGACGGAACCTGCCCGCATCGTGAGCCCAGCATTCGCCTGGTCTGCTTCAAGATGCCAACTCAGCTTCCCATCGTCCCATCACCAATCATTCCCCGCCACTATTTCAAGCATGCGTCAACCTGTTTCCTTCCTGGCCTTGGGATCCCGCGATTCAGGGGCGATCCAGatcaaccctctctctctgccgcATGCTGTACATACGGCACATGCTACCTACTGCTACGGCGAGAACCGCCCACCCCCCGAGGGTCTGGTTTGACAGGCCGACCAGTCCCATCCACTGGCTTCGCTTTTCTGGTGTCACGAGATCATTCAGGTGCCCATCTTGGATCATCTCTTGGATGTGTAGCCATGGCCCAACCCCTACCCTGATAGGGACCCAACCCTGGGCGCGAGAACGGTGAGGTCTGATCTCAGGAACCACATCACCTCAACAAGGCGATGAGATGAACTAGTGGCCTAGGGCGAGACAACTTACCACGCGTACCTGGACGATCTGTtg from Podospora pseudoanserina strain CBS 124.78 chromosome 2, whole genome shotgun sequence includes the following:
- a CDS encoding hypothetical protein (EggNog:ENOG503NXQ3) — encoded protein: MGDRNSRLEPPHGPIMISMQRSLESPVAIRPTPSRSNTATPASRSPTPTPSDNHVEISHSRRNRSRSPSRLARDTMTSSVRRSDDLSRRSSVQKPIIDQATAPVPMQPPHDSDSLDSGPDDKLGKMNFLRPLLKDTSLYTTPSLAPVEDRTTLEELAHLVRLSKYQERKRANTRIRLQRSLISTALSARLMRCGEAAHRTLVDSFRGDDKKGFAALFNAVIDVRKSCDETRRYALLEPEMELLQSPGLTSSDSLDTPTGSVSGAKPASGTSSPFLSELSASARETFLTFLNQIRTNPDYLATRISSLNSSELTALTSFHQALEPIESVLPYHGSRTSTRVASGGSGTLSGSGFGASNGLGKERSAIERLLSFQRHDPISALIYTCFANSAGPDSAEDKRRTETWATTCARLISGQKTGSEQTVTAVLNVWISLRDWAGKSNMEWYLMKILEDGAFLLDRAEDQHGTRFNISDWSSKDQIAAEEFYARAVEELFEVIDDEDTTGIPEGLIELGTEMLKRLDKKYVESTRRWLITKYLFTNWLLGVIIHPEAYGMMAEYHITEYGRQKILKTVAMHAQKFVVDMLTSKTPVSTPPKIKKHIENIYLRFKDSSKFKKKPRLLPARSITSLRETAEVHPHLVVSPADLTTLINALFPERRPRSAHSGSLRSGAPSVSGFSAISQPMSVRTAPSTNFDTMSVISTSAESFISDATTSREPLLEDGSPPRYSPPIPDLGTPKQQPQNSNYEEDGYRLRLAIHEMTQALGQDVVYGLCHPCAERWAVLFISGDGTQLSTQMTFDPDDDPEDENSSETSDTEGEDTEDDRPELDKDYHQLRDSILKLVQEYEIPQNLENDGAKKQTFSNRASSTLKKYRSKNRVITTMGSRNPYRQRAASIASSVADSPPENNKGKGLEDSADSSPLIAMLTAACSQSRAQSDFVSAHLYWRTLQQLNALGSDSLRKDGFATLLNIFSRGPRDSIRRSAAAIEIYDAWLVWLKQSQERAEGLIESMMRRLRALRDKMWYVTDVRNSAPYEDSRNVAVALKTMGVPRRWNSFQRIKSLMQRGPASNYIFRTESQILDLLAAPEDQGGPNKLRDEQAEKTSRWLQQCGVENFCQGEERIHRFTCEVDNCVSKLVGDSIIDGPVLWSSELYARDRRTHETSKPGRDRDRDNMSVWDDSVSVISDPENRFRSASRPPSLSDRGLRAVSGQNMSVLSFDTSSRFSFSRASTAMSEVLDGPEYFGASSPVHQIDPNATYWSPFQHRATSPSAVSRAHSPTTSVTNLSATFHPPNHQPLPSQHSAGRPGTSISSNETVYQQRLSEEKSRFLTELKQTLTSLLLSDLGNLVFARGSETDAWFEGLGQECIDRREAIQRRARKAQVKEKRRSARSGLERRVLERKRSTGDLSEKALSDTQSVGSHHGSHHGGSHRGSVHGGSVHGNESSATNETIRSHRESKKDSMPEFPFTKAYRRLLNMFCVHPNPMVKLNALYELEHLIIASLNSGSRRARLAWARSDMGSASSATDEHGTGGRPQPLEETLDNVKERRSHTMMQAPPFDSAPRGRTPGGGGNMETRSIASVHPANENAIANILQMLFRDANIRPKTLFRDLQFIAAFVPSSILDKTERGKAFWDASIAALNLKQDVCRTMVEVADDIVKNYTQSRGGGLGAPSRPGPGSTASDNSGILSAGGEPLSPPSPPPSPLPLSTHSLADAARMWTITAKEGIPTAQRELAIFYLSNPELVERTTLPLSKPREVFKQAVIEKYGGRSGGGGSGRYHPGIAQARMQGMGGVVGANKEEAPGAGSGGGGVGDVRSDPALMCLAIHWMEAAERGGDELARTFMAQNEMGLMG